The following are encoded in a window of Thermoanaerobacter ethanolicus JW 200 genomic DNA:
- a CDS encoding alpha/beta-type small acid-soluble spore protein encodes MARGSWNDRPKMVPEAHKALDNMKYEIASELGLPVKQGSEDYWGYVSSRDCGKVGGQMLRRMVHFAESAMARGISIYGSTPAQGGPQGAAGSESEYMQR; translated from the coding sequence ATGGCAAGAGGTAGTTGGAATGATCGTCCAAAAATGGTACCAGAGGCTCACAAAGCCCTTGATAATATGAAATACGAAATCGCATCAGAGCTTGGCCTTCCAGTTAAGCAAGGTTCTGAAGATTATTGGGGATATGTAAGTAGCCGAGATTGCGGCAAAGTAGGAGGACAAATGTTAAGACGAATGGTTCATTTTGCTGAATCTGCCATGGCAAGGGGCATCAGTATATATGGTTCTACTCCTGCACAGGGCGGTCCACAAGGTGCTGCAGGAAGTGAATCAGAATATATGCAAAGATAG
- a CDS encoding YncE family protein gives MYIYIANMGEDIIERVNLETNYRDFAKINSYNNKHLPLNVYSKYLCGPHRLILDKQRQKLYSLNAYDNSISIINLDDFTSEISLYVGNYPNNGIMHGDYILVVNGDSDSISIFDIEEKKVIGQVKVGSFPQDIIYNEKYDLIFVSNMNSDEILLIDPYSYRIVDFIVTGARPIGMTFSEDWDCLYVINSYFETGINGKISMINLQSLKVTGEIGVGKVPTMVRKKENFLYVLNSCSNTLCKIDLFTKQKKEVYCGYAPGYLCILDKYAYVSSAEENKVNIIDIDEMRVVKFIETRKEPQGLVIDL, from the coding sequence ATTACAGAGATTTTGCAAAGATTAATTCATATAACAATAAACATCTGCCCTTAAATGTCTATTCTAAATATTTATGTGGTCCTCATCGATTAATTTTAGATAAACAGAGACAGAAACTGTATTCTTTAAATGCTTATGATAATTCAATTAGTATAATAAACCTAGACGATTTTACTTCAGAAATTTCTCTGTATGTAGGTAATTATCCTAATAATGGCATTATGCATGGAGATTATATATTAGTGGTTAATGGAGACTCAGACTCTATAAGTATTTTTGATATTGAAGAGAAAAAAGTGATAGGGCAAGTTAAAGTGGGAAGTTTCCCCCAGGACATAATTTACAATGAAAAGTATGATTTGATTTTTGTGAGCAATATGAATTCTGATGAAATTTTATTAATCGACCCTTATAGTTATAGGATTGTAGATTTTATTGTGACAGGGGCAAGGCCTATAGGAATGACTTTCTCTGAAGATTGGGACTGTTTGTATGTAATAAACAGTTATTTTGAAACGGGGATAAATGGAAAAATTTCCATGATAAACCTGCAAAGTTTGAAAGTAACTGGGGAAATAGGAGTAGGAAAAGTTCCTACAATGGTACGGAAAAAGGAAAACTTTTTGTATGTGCTTAATTCTTGCTCTAATACGCTGTGCAAAATAGATTTATTTACAAAACAGAAAAAAGAAGTTTATTGTGGATATGCACCTGGGTATTTATGTATTTTAGATAAATATGCTTATGTTTCTTCTGCAGAAGAAAACAAAGTGAATATAATTGACATTGATGAAATGAGGGTAGTGAAGTTTATTGAAACAAGAAAAGAGCCCCAAGGCCTTGTTATTGACCTGTGA
- a CDS encoding DUF4364 family protein encodes MAYEIQELAENKLIILYILNRINMPITDEQISKIILDNKLMNYFYLRQYLDELIETGFIKLEEEKYFITEEGINILKLFFTRIPFETRQKIDEYILLNKEKIKQESQYIATYYKKDENQYIANCKVVENDIVLIELNINVVNSEQAKLICDNWKQKSQDVYAYIIKVLTGQ; translated from the coding sequence TTGGCTTACGAAATACAAGAATTAGCAGAAAACAAGTTAATTATACTATACATCTTAAACAGAATAAATATGCCTATTACAGACGAGCAAATAAGCAAAATTATCTTAGATAACAAACTTATGAACTATTTCTATTTAAGACAGTACCTTGACGAATTAATAGAAACTGGCTTTATAAAATTAGAAGAAGAAAAATATTTTATTACTGAAGAAGGTATAAACATTTTAAAACTATTTTTCACAAGAATCCCCTTTGAAACACGGCAAAAAATAGACGAATACATCCTTTTAAACAAAGAAAAAATAAAACAGGAATCTCAATATATAGCCACTTATTACAAAAAAGACGAAAACCAATATATAGCTAATTGCAAAGTCGTAGAAAATGATATAGTTTTGATTGAGCTAAACATAAATGTAGTAAACAGCGAGCAGGCAAAACTTATCTGCGATAATTGGAAACAAAAATCTCAAGACGTATATGCATACATAATAAAAGTCCTCACAGGTCAATAA
- a CDS encoding 4Fe-4S double cluster binding domain-containing protein: MEKQKILEQKIKEWGASLVGFSNLTGILPDTLSDIPYAITVVIKLADRIVDEIENKPTHTYYHHYRSVNTLIDQITLRTVLILEEWGYKALAVPASQSIADLGEYRGLFPHKTAATRAGIGWIGKNGLLVTYKYGPRIRLGTVLTNMPFETGAPVTESKCGSCKLCVEACPAMALYGTLWKEGMPREEIVDARACSEYMNKNFKHIGRGYVCGICMEVCPYGRKKSIDR, encoded by the coding sequence ATGGAAAAACAAAAAATTTTAGAGCAAAAAATCAAAGAGTGGGGAGCGTCTTTAGTGGGTTTTTCAAATCTTACAGGTATCCTTCCCGATACTCTTTCAGATATTCCGTATGCCATTACAGTTGTAATAAAATTAGCGGATAGAATAGTGGATGAAATTGAGAATAAGCCGACTCACACTTATTATCACCATTACCGTTCTGTAAATACGCTAATTGACCAGATAACCTTAAGAACAGTTCTTATTCTTGAAGAATGGGGCTATAAAGCATTAGCTGTTCCTGCTTCTCAATCGATTGCTGATTTGGGGGAATACAGGGGACTTTTTCCACATAAAACTGCTGCTACAAGAGCAGGAATAGGTTGGATAGGAAAAAATGGCCTTCTTGTGACTTATAAATATGGTCCACGGATAAGATTAGGGACTGTCCTCACAAACATGCCTTTTGAAACAGGGGCTCCTGTTACTGAAAGTAAATGTGGCAGCTGCAAATTATGTGTAGAAGCCTGTCCTGCTATGGCACTTTATGGTACTCTATGGAAAGAGGGAATGCCGAGAGAAGAAATAGTTGATGCAAGAGCCTGTAGCGAATATATGAATAAAAATTTTAAACACATTGGAAGAGGATATGTATGCGGTATTTGTATGGAAGTGTGTCCTTATGGAAGGAAAAAATCTATTGACAGGTGA